The proteins below come from a single Metarhizium brunneum chromosome 1, complete sequence genomic window:
- the RPA190 gene encoding DNA-directed RNA polymerase I subunit codes for MNIAQPISSEVDAVDFTFLSPEEIQAISVKRIENDSTFDSLLNPVHGGLYDPALGSWGDEPCATCSLISSSCPGHPGHIQLPAPVYHPVFMDQAYHLLRATCVYCRGFRLPPKDLHKYMCKLRLLQHGLIREAHVIDALGETDSSEMDEALGLGESEADEENSSFDNVTRKREQYVQVCLRSSALRRGDTRKGKHEGMAQARREVIKQFLAEINKKRQCASCDGISPPYRKDRYVKIFEKALSPKEQVKMIKKNLSRKDAMTRHYDAKLDPKADVEMSEPDAIVESLSDQDEEEPDVDGASTQRYISPMEVRARLSELFKKEQDLVFLLYNSKPRTRRSPDVTPDMFFITTILVPPNRYRPEARMGDSQVTEAEQNSLYKSILRGCSKIARVYSVLKSEERVDITQLHQAWTELQEGVNALIDKSKNPVQGAAAKRNEDGIKQKLEKKEGLFRKNMMGKRVNYAARSVISPDPNIETNEIGVPPVFAQKLTFPEPVTSHNFRDMQQAVINGANTWPGAVAIENENGQVQMLKNKSVDERISLANQLLAPTNPAAVRLKNKKVYRHITNGDVVLMNRQPTLHKPSIMGHRVRVLPGEKTIRMHYANCNTYNADFDGDEMNMHFPQNEVARAEALHIADTDHQYLSGTQGKPLRGLIQDHISISIALCTRDTFFSRGDYHSLVYSAIRPESGHIFGERIQLVPPAIIKPVPRWTGKQVISTILKNTQPINYGALNLRGESQIKAEQWGTNSEEGTVLIRDGEFVTGILDKSQIGQSSGGLIHAIHEIHGPAIAGKLLSAFGRLLTRYLNMRAFSCGVDDLKLTAKGEEARRQELQAINRVGLEVASNYVSLKDVSDSQNPVLLERLEEVLRDDTKLEGLDLLMNQSTKDITDKVQKVCIPNGLEKPFPRNQMQAMTTSGAKGSRVNASLISCNLGQQVLESRRVPIMVSGKSLPCFKPFETNITANGYIGSRFLTGIRPQEYYFHHMAGREGLIDTAVKTSRSGYLQRCVIKGLEGLMVGYDTTVRDADGSIIQFLYGEDGLDVTKQTYLKDFGFILRNLTSEVAQLRYDPQVVKRLGADRELFTKYMKSAVKHSKPGDPKGRDPLISAFNPATNAFVLSEAFYNAMSSYLKANADGLIREKRDKSAPDSSNALNKKNAEVLFAMKYLQSLVEPGEAVGIVAGQSVGEPSTQMTLNTFHLAGHAAKNVTAGIPRLREILMTASKDISTPAMSLYPRDSLSKQEAEAFTNSISALPLSHILDSVIVEEKVGRGKIYPSAKIYHIKLKFFPPQEYFEMHHASISDVLDAVEWKLLHHLIKLSKAELKKRALDATAATPDIGAKVGVVETAAASGETVGDDDDGDDAGDDDFTSAKERANRLEAVSYGPNDDADDEIQQAMDEDAAADELEVESLDGNPQKETTSEDEDESAERKVADSAKPRAQRVMCAFPEVTGFEYDEAVGDGCNVTIEFDAKVPKFLMLNIVQRAIKKTMVREIRGIGACRLDEEGGGGKERVIHVTGANIGAIQKYSDQIDPDRIQTNDIVAVLSMYGVEACRSNIVRELAGVFGSHGIKVDNRHLNLIADYMTRNGDFTAFSRLGLQGNVSPFTKMSFETTLAFLKDAVLDGDWDELATPSGRLVMGRLGKLGTGSFDVLTNLPTVHF; via the exons ATGAATATCGCGCAACCCATATCTTCCGAGGTCGATGCTGTCGACTTTACATTTCTGTCTCCGGAGGAGATCCAAGCCATTTCTGTCAAGCGCATCGAGAATGACAGCACTTTCGACAGCCTCCTCAACCCCGTTCATGGAGGTCTCTATGACCCCGCCCTTGGATCATGGGGAGACGAACC ATGTGCGACATGTAGCCTAATTTCGTCGAGCTGCCCAGGTCATCCAGGGCACATCCAGCTACCAGCGCCAGTCTACCACCCAGTCTTTATGGACCAAGCATACCATTTACTTCGAGCGACCTGCGTGTACTGCAGGGGTTTTCGACTACCCCCAAAGGATCTCCATAAGTACATGTGCAAACTCCGCTTACTGCAACATGGCCTCATACGCGAGGCACATGTCATCGATGCTCTTGGCGAGACGGATTCGTCCGAGATGGATGAAGCACTTGGCTTAGGCGAAAGCGAGGCGGATGAAGAAAATTCGTCTTTTGACAACGTAACAAGAAAGAGGGAACAGTATGTTCAAGTGTGCCTCCGAAGTAGTGCGCTTCGACGAGGTGATACTAGGAAGGGTAAACACGAGGGCATGGCCCAGGCCCGCCGAGAAGTCATCAAACAGTTTCTCGCAGAGATAAACAAGAAAAGACAATGTGCCTCATGCGACGGCATCTCGCCCCCGTATCGAAAAGACCGATATGTAAAGATTTTCGAGAAGGCGCTCTCACCAAAGGAGCAAGTAAAAATGATTAAGAAGAATCTCTCACGGAAAGATGCAATGACGCGTCATTATGATGCCAAATTGGACCCGAAAGCTGACGTCGAAATGTCCGAGCCTGACGCAATTGTTGAGTCACTAAGCGATCAAGACGAGGAAGAACCCGATGTTGATGGCGCATCGACACAGAGATACATTAGTCCTATGGAGGTACGGGCCCGTCTGAGTGAGTTGTTCAAGAAGGAGCAAGACCTTGTGTTTCTTTTGTACAACTCGAAACCACGTACTCGACGCTCTCCCGATGTCACCCCAGACATGTTCTTTATCACGACCATCCTTGTGCCGCCGAATCGCTATCGACCTGAAGCTCGTATGGGAGACTCTCAAGTCACTGAAGCAGAGCAGAATTCGCTGTACAAGTCGATTTTACGAGGCTGTTCCAAGATAGCCCGAGTATATTCTGTCCTGAAAAGTGAAGAGCGCGTCGACATTACACAGTTGCACCAAGCCTGGACAGAGCTTCAAGAGGGAGTCAATGCACTCATTGACAAGAGCAAAAACCCTGTACAAGGCGCAGCCGCCAAACGCAACGAAGATGGAATCAAACAGAAActggaaaagaaggagggtCTTTTCCGAAAGAATATGATGGGTAAGCGTGTCAACTACGCTGCCAGAAGCGTCATCTCCCCCGATCCGAATATCGAGACGAATGAGATTGGCGTCCCGCCAGTTTTTGCCCAGAAACTCACCTTCCCAGAGCCCGTAACGAGCCATAATTTTAGGGATATGCAGCAGGCCGTTATCAATGGAGCCAATACATGGCCAGGGGCTGTCGCCATTGAGAACGAGAATGGTCAAGTACAGATGCTTAAAAATAAATCTGTTGATGAGCGCATATCGCTAGCCAACCAGTTGCTTGCCCCAACAAACCCTGCTGCAGTAAGGTTAAAGAACAAAAAAGTGTATCGCCATATTACGAACGGCGACGTTGTGTTGATGAATCGTCAGCCTACGTTGCATAAGCCTTCAATTATGGGCCATCGAGTTCGGGTGTTGCCAGGGGAAAAGACGATTCGCATGCATTATGCGAATTGCAACACGTACAATGCCGACTTTGACGGAGACGAAATGAATATGCACTTCCCCCAAAATGAGGTTGCTCGAGCAGAAGCACTACACATAGCGGATACCGACCATCAATATTTATCTGGAACTCAGGGAAAGCCGCTGCGGGGTCTAATCCAGGACCATATCTCGATATCTATCGCCCTATGTACTCGCGATACCTTTTTCAGCCGTGGCGACTATCATTCATTAGTTTACTCTGCAATTAGACCCGAAAGCGGCCATATTTTCGGGGAACGGATTCAGCTGGTCCCGCCTGCTATTATTAAGCCCGTGCCACGATGGACTGGGAAACAAGTCATCTCGACGATATTGAAAAACACGCAACCAATAAATTATGGTGCCCTCAATCTACGGGGAGAGTCACAGATCAAGGCAGAGCAATGGGGCACTAACTCTGAAGAAGGCACTGTGCTGATCCGAGATGGTGAATTTGTGACTGGAATTCTTGACAAATCCCAGATTGGCCAAAGCTCGGGCGGTTTAATCCATGCCATTCATGAAATTCACGGGCCCGCCATCGCTGGCAAGCTTCTCAGCGCTTTTGGCCGACTTCTAACTCGGTATCTCAACATGCGGGCTTTCTCTTGCGGTGTGGATGACTTGAAACTTACTGCCAAGGGTGAAGAAGCTCGGCGTCAAGAGCTACAGGCTATTAATcgcgtcggcctcgaggttGCGTCCAACTACGTCTCTCTCAAGGACGTTTCTGACAGCCAGAATCCGGTGCTTTTGGAACGCCTTGAGGAGGTCCTCCGTGACGACACGAAGCTAGAAGGTCTGGATCTCTTGATGAATCAATCGACAAAAGACATCACAGACAAAGTTCAAAAGGTCTGCATTCCCAACGGCCTAGAAAAGCCGTTCCCGCGAAACCAAATGCAGGCAATGACAACGTCTGGCGCAAAGGGATCCAGGGTTAACGCGTCGCTCATTTCATGTAACCTTGGGCAGCAAGTCCTAGAGAGTAGGCGAGTGCCTATTATGGTTAGTGGTAAATCACTACCTTGTTTTAAGCCCTTCGAGACTAATATCACGGCCAATGGATATATTGGTAGCCGATTTCTTACAGGCATCCGCCCGCAAGAATATTACTTCCATCACATGGCGGGACGAGAAGGACTTATTGATACAGCCGTTAAGACGTCGCGTTCCGGTTATCTACAAAGATGTGTCATCAAGGGGCTTGAAGGTCTGATGGTTGGGTACGATACAACCGTACGTGATGCGGACGGCTCTATTATCCAGTTCCTGTACGGCGAAGACGGCCTGGATGTCACAAAACAAACATACCTCAAGGACTTTGGTTTTATCCTGCGCAACTTAACGTCCGAGGTGGCCCAACTGAGATATGACCCTCAAGTGGTCAAGCGTCTAGGTGCCGATCGTGAGTTGTTTACGAAATACATGAAAAGTGCTGTGAAACACTCGAAACCTGGTGATCCAAAGGGAAGGGATCCGCTCATCAGCGCGTTTAACCCGGCAACGAATGCATTTGTCTTGTCTGAAGCCTTCTACAATGCCATGTCATCTTACCTGAAGGCGAATGCAGATGGGCTTATTCGTGAAAAGCGTGATAAGTCAGCACCAGACTCATCTAATGCACTAAACAAGAAGAACGCTGAGGTTCTGTTTGCGATGAAATACTTGCAGTCCCTGGTAGAGCCCGGGGAAGCAGTCGGTATCGTCGCAGGCCAGTCCGTGGGCGAGCCATCGACACAAATGACCCTCAACACGTTCCACTTGGCGGGACACGCGGCGAAAAACGTCACAGCAGGTATCCCTCGGCTGAGAGAAATTTTGATGACGGCCTCGAAGGATATTTCTACGCCAGCCATGTCTCTTTACCCTCGTGATAGTCTTTCCAAACAGGAAGCCGAAGCTTTTACCAACTCAATTAGTGCTCTTCCTCTATCGCATATCTTGGACAGCGTTATTGTGGAAGAAAAGGTTGGCCGTGGCAAAATATATCCTTCGGCCAAGATCTATCACATCAAACTCAAGTTCTTCCCTCCGCAGGAATATTTTGAAATGCACCATGCCAGCATATCCGATGTACTGGATGCCGTGGAGTGGAAACTACTTCACCACCTTATTAAATTGTCAAAAGCCGAATTGAAAAAGAGAGCACTGGATGCGACTGCAGCTACACCTGATATTGGAGCCAAGGTCGGGGTTGTGGAGACGGCTGCTGCATCAGGTGAAACTGttggtgacgatgacgatggtgatgatgcgggTGACGACGACTTTACCTCTGCCAAAGAACGGGCTAATCGCCTCGAAGCTGTCTCATACGGCCCAAATGATGACGCCGATGATGAAATTCAGCAGGCAATGGATGAGGATGCAGCAGCGGATGAGCTGGAAGTAGAGAGCTTGGACGGCAACCCACAGAAGGAGACGACaagcgaggatgaggacgaaaGTGCCGAGCGCAAAGTAGCTGATTCGGCCAAGCCCCGAGCACAGCGTGTCATGTGCGCGTTTCCAGAGGTCACGGGATTCGAGTATGACGAAGCCGTTGGAGACGGGTGCAATGTGACGATCGAGTTTGACGCGAAGGTGCCAAAGTTCCTCATGCTCAACATTGTCCAAAGGGCTATAAAGAAGACAATGGTCCGGGAAATTCGAGGAATTGGGGCTTGCAGACTGGACGAGGAGGGTGGAGGTGGGAAGGAGCGCGTCATTCACGTTACTGGAGCCAATATCGGGGCAATTCAAAAGTACAGCGATCAAATCGACCCGGATCGAATTCAGACCAATGACATCGTGGCTGTATTATCCATGTATGGTGTTGAAGCATGTCGAAGCAATATTGTTCGAGAGCTTGCGGGCGTGTTCGGGTCCCACGGCATCAAGGTCGATAACCGGCATTTGAACCTCATCGCGGACTATATGACGAGGAATGGCGACTTTACAGCCTTCAGCCGCTTGGGTCTACAGGGTAATGTCAGCCCCTTCACCAAGATGAGCTTTGAGACGACTCTTGCCTTCCTGAAAGACGCGGTGCTGGATGGAGACTGGGACGAGCTGGCTACACCGAGCGGCCGTCTTGTGATGGGCCGACTAGGGAAGCTGGGCACTGGTagttttgatgttttgacGAATCTTCCGACCGTCCATTTTTGA